TCTGCTTCGGTGACCCGGGTGTTGGCCAAGGACAAATTGACATGGTCAAGGGTCCAGCTGTTGTCCAGGCTTTCTGTGGATACATAGGCGCCTAAGAGCCAGGAAGAAAAAAATCCACCGGCAGATGAAGAGAGACGCAGTTCCTGGGTCCATGATTCCCTGTCGATATCAATGAAAGAGACCCCCAGAGACATGGCGCTCCTGTCCGAGTCCATGGTATGCCGGCGGTTAAAATCCTGGTGGGAGGTCACCGAGACAACATCCATATAATGGTATGCGTACTTGATAACCAAAGATTGGCCAAAACTGTCCTGGTCTGCCCAAGAGGCCTGGTTATTTAACACTTTATATGTTTGAGTGGCAGACGGCCCGTCCAGATACCTGAGATCGTCAAGCCCCGTTTTCCGGTCTGTGCCGTCCAGGGCCAGGGTAATGTCCAACGCTTCACTGGGCATGTATCTTAAGCTGGCCCGTCCCGTAAAACTATCATTGTCAGATGCCGTATCAGAATCAAGGTTGGTGTTTTCCATATAACCGTCCGACACACTTTTTAAGGCGGAAACCGTATAAAACAACCTGTCTTTTTTGATGGCCCCGCCCACCATGGCTCCAGCGGTAAAGGTATCGTAGGACCCTGCCTCCAGCAACACCCGGGCCCGGGGCTCATTGTCCTGGGGTGCCGTCACCATATTGATCACGCCTGAGGAACTGTTTTGCCCGTAGAGGGTGGACTGTGGGCCTTTAAGTACCTCAATACGTTCAATGTCAAAAAGAAACCGGGACTGCATATAGCTTAAAGGATAGGCCACATCATCAATATAAAACCCCATGGGCGAGTACAAAGAGGTGTCAATGGTCGAAATCCCACGGCTGACAAAGGCATCGCCGGACGTCGCTGTTTTAAAAAACAAATTCGGCACAAATCTTGTCATCTCTTCGGTGGTCCTGATGTTCTGCTCATCTATGATCTGGCCATCCACCACGGATATACCGGCGGGTGTATCTTTGGCCAGGGTTTCCTGTTTTGGTGCCGTCACCACGACATTGCCTAAGTCAACCCCGGTCGGGGCCTGCTGCCCCCAAACGGTTTTTACCGGTACCACCAGGCATACGGCAACCGTTATTGCCGCAACCATGCCGGACAGCTTATTTTTTTCCGATATCCACATCTGTTTCTCCTTTATATTTTCAGTTTCAAGGCATTCCCATTCACGTCTTTTAAATCCAAACAGACCTGGGAAGATATAATTTGCCGAACAGGTTTGAACATATTAAGAGCGCACAGAAACCAAAACAGACGTTGGGGTATCCGAAAAAAGATTTACCAAAAAAATTGAAATAATTATTAGAACATGATTTATTGATTAGCCTAACATAACTATAAATAAGAAGCACAAATATTTAGGTGAAAACATAAAAGCAAAGATAACCATAAAAAATCCGGAAGGCCACTTTATCCGATTTCCGGAAGAACAGACGTTTCCCGGGCCGGGCCGGGAGAGTGTGCGGTCTGTCCCCACCGGACTGGGCCAGGGGGCGTTCTTGAATCTGGATTGTCCGTCAGGTATGGATATCTGCATGAGCAGCTGCCGCTTCGCCGGGGATTACCAGGCCAGGATCGCCTGGCCGGAACCGAGGCTCACCTTTGTATTTTGCCTGGCCGGAACCACCCAGACCTTGAACTCCTGCAGCACGTCCCCGTTGGGAATAACCGCCGGGCAGGCGTATCTCCACTATTTTGAAGACCCGGTCCTGGAAAGGCGGACCGCCGGAAAAAAAAAGATCCAAGCCGTGGTCATCCGATTTCCGTCTGAAAAAATTGCAGCCCTTTTGGGGCCGTCCCATGAACCCGGCCCCCAAAGGGTATTTGCAAAGTCCATTGACCAGGGCCGTTTTTTTCATTCACAAACCATGAACTTTACCGTGAAATCCGTACTCCACCAGATGTATGCCTGCCCCCACCGGGGACTGGTCAAGCAGATCTTTCTAGAGAGCAAGGCCATGGAGCTTGTGGCCTATACCCTGGAGCAGGCCTTTGACACTGCCCTGCCGGGATCGCCGATCCGGGAGGATGAACGGGACCGGATTGTTGCGGCCCGGGATATTTTGGTCTCCCGGCTCAAATTCCCACCGTCCCTCACCGATCTGGCCCGGCAGGTGGACATGAGCCACACCCGCCTGACCCGGGGATTTAAAAAAGTGTTTGGATGCACCGTGTTTGCGTATCTTAGAAAGGAGCGCCTGGCCTATGCCGGAATGCTGCTCTCGGAAAACAGGCTGAATATCACCGAAGCAGCCTTTGAAGCCGGGTTCTGCAGCTCCAGTCACTTTGCCCAAGCCTTTCGCAAACAATTCGGGATCTCCCCTTCACAGTTCACATCCCGGAAATAAACGCCATGAATAGGTTGAAAAACCCGAAATTGAACATTAATACGTTAGATCTCATTTTTACGTATATACGGAAAAAAGATGCAGAGAATTCAACTTAGTGCACCACAGCCGACAGAAACATCCAATAGGTTCAGGATAGATCTGCCTTCTGAGCATGGTCAGGGACGGTATCATATGGATTTTTTCAATTCCGGGCTGAAGCTATTCATCATACAGACAAGACTAAATCAACCGGTGCAGATACAAGGCATGGCTTTTAAACCCCTTGTTGGCTTTGGATTTTGCATGGACGGAAGGTTTGATGCGTTTTTTTCTTCGAAACTTCCGATCACCATTAAAGCCGGAGATAGTGGTTTTTTTGCTTGTCCTTCACGCATAGAAATCACAGACCAGCTACCTTCAAATCATTTGCTCAGAATATATCTGATGCTGGAAGGAGAGATATTATCATCCCTTGCAAAAGGGAATGAAGATTATTTTTCTCCTGCCTTAAAAAGCCTGGACAAAAAACAACCCAGCCGCATCGTTCATCCCATCACCCCCCTGATGCGGGCAACCCTGCACCAAGTTCTCCATTGCCCCTATTGCGGAAAGGTCGGACATATTTATCTTGAAAGCAAGGCTATGGAACTGCTTTCCCACAAGCTGGCACAGCTTCATCCTTCAGGTGGTTGCCGGAACTTCAAATTAAAACGCGCTGATCATGAGCGGATCATTCATGTCGCCGAAATTCTGGTGGACAACATGGAAAATCCGCCGGATACAATGGAATTGGCACGTACCGTGGGATTGAGCTGCAGCAAATTACAACGCTGCTTTCGCCGGATTTATGGTGTTTCCCCCTTTGAATATCTGCGTAACCACCGCCTCCAAACGGCCAGACGGCTTTTGCAAAAAGGAGAGATAAATGTCACGGAAGCATCACTGCGCGTCGGTTACACAAACTTAAGCTATTTTTCCAAGGCCTTTAAAATCATGTTTGGGGTATCTCCCGGGCAGTTACTGCACAATCCCCCACGCAGTTAATCTCCTTTTTGAATTTGCAGCGTTAAAAAAAGCTGCTTAAACGTTAGCCAAACTTATAAGCTTCATTTATTTTACGTCCTGTTCAACTTATTTGAGTTAACCTAATAAAGTTATTATCTCAGAATTGAAAAGGATTGAAGAAATGAAAAGAAAATTAAAAATGGCTTTAAGTATTGCTGCATCACTTATACTTTCACCAACCATTTATGCTGGTGAGAATCCTCAAAAATTGGACAGTATAACCGTAACGGCACAAAAGATGGAAGAAAATGTACAAGACGTACCGATCTCTATGAGTGTATTTGATGAAGTTGCTATTGAAGACAGAAAAATAGAATCAGTTCAGGATATAGCACCTTATACGTCAAACTTTCTTTTATTAAATAAATCAGGTGATTGTTTCACCCCTTCAATACGGGGCATCTCGAATCCCGTAGGACCTGCATTGTCACAACCGACCAGTGTGATTGTTGATGGTATTCCCGTATCACATCATTATGGTTTTGATAAAACTTTAATAGATATAGAAAGGATCGAAGTTTTAAAAGGACCGCAAGGGACACTTTATGGAAAAGATGCACAGGCAGGCGTCATCAATATTATTTCGAAAAAGCCCGATAACGAAACAAGAGGAAAAATAGGCGTTGAGTTTGGCGAGGATAATAAAAGACAATATACGTTAAGCGTCAGTGGGCCTATGGTAGCGGATAAACTATTTATGGGCGTATCTGCAAAACATTATGAAAAAGACGGATTTATAGAAAATACGCTTCTTGGGGGATATTTCAATGATAAAGAAAATGATTACGGAAGAGTAAACTTAAGATATACGCCCACTGATAATCTTGAGATATCTTTAATTTCATCCAGGCTGGAATATGATAATGGAGGCCTTGATTATATTGTTCCGTCTAATATTGATGATGAAAGTATCAGCGCCGATGAAAACGGTTATGATAGATCAACCACAACTTCCCATGCATTAAAAGTATCCTATGATATAAACAAGTATCTTTTAGAATCTATTACAACCTATCGAGATATAAATTCGGATGCCTTATATATCTATAAAGCTCATAATGCTGATACCAATGGCGGTCATAATAAGTATTCACAAGAGTTTAGAATAAGTAACAGTAGCGATTCTTTCAAATGGACAGCAGGAATTTATGGAGAGAAACGTGAAGTTGATAACTCAGTAAATTATGTTTATCCATCATATACCTACCCTGTTGAAACGTATCGCGAGAGTGATTCATTAGGGGTTTTTATCCATACCGATTATGCAATCAATGATAAATTCTCTTTCGTCTCAGGGGTTAGATATGACAAAGATAATGAAGAGTTTGAAAATAAAAAAACAGATGAGAAACTATCGTTATCCGATAATGACATTTCGCCAAAGATCTCTTTAAAATATCGGCACAATGAAAACAGCATGTATTATGCAACCATATCAAGAGGATACCGTCCAGGAGGTATTTGGACTAATGCGCCGGACGGCTATTCACCACAATATAATAAAGAGACTTTATGGAACTATGAGATAGGGGCTAAGAACTCATTTTTTAATAACAGGCTTATTGTAAACACTGCGGTTTTTTATATGCAAATAGATGATATGCAAGTAAAAATCTGGCCAATTGCCGGTTCAAGTAAATCTTATGTCGATAATGCATCAGAAGGCACTTCAAAAGGTGTTGAAATAGAATTAATCGGAAAATTAACGGATACGATAGAACTCTCTGGTGCTTATGGATATACAGACTGTACTTTTGGTGATTACAAAGATGCAAAGGGAGATTATAGCGGAAATAAGAATACATTTACCCCAACATATAATTATAATATCGGTATTCGATATAGAGGTGAACAAGGTTTTTTTGCAAGAGTTGATTTAAACGGGTATGGAAAAACATATTTTAATGTCGCAAATACGAATAGCAGAGATCCTTATACGCTTGTAAATGCAAAAATAGGTTATGAGGCTGAAAGTTATGATGTTTATTTATACGGTAAAAATATTTTCGATGAAGAGTATAATTCTGTTAATATTTGGGATGGCGGTGGCGTTGTATATTCTCCACCCAGAGAAATCGGTGTTCAGTTGACCTATAGATTTTAAAAAAAAGTATATCTAAAGCTGTTGACACCTCCGGGATTGGGACACCCTGAATCCCGGAGGGTTTTCATATAGTTATAACCGTCTCATAGTGATCACTTCCTGTATAATCTGCATCATTATCTCTAAATTTCACATAAAATATTTTATTATTCTTGACAAACTTTTTTTAATATCTTAGACAAATTATCAATACAATTGCAAACAAAGGAGACACCAATGGAGTTCCCCGATCTCACAATGACGTCGAAACCGATTTTTGATCTTTTTTGTGGAACGACAAAATCGTGGGTACTGATAACTGCGATTGAACTTAAGGTATTTAACCTGACAGTTGAAAACAAAACTGCCTCTGAAATTGCGTCATCTCTCAAAACCCACGAGGCAAATACTGCACTTTTTTTAAATGCCTTGTGCGCAATTCAACTGCTTAAAAAGGAAAACGGTTCGTATCGCAATACGGATCTTTCAGACACCTTCCTTGTTGAAGGAAAAGATTGCTATCTGGGAGAACTTCTTATGCTCTCCAATCAGTGGAATTTCCAGACCAGGGAGCAGATGGCAGATGCCGTCAAAAACGGTCCCGGGCCCCAGGCGGAGAATTTTGATGACATGGGAGAGATGTTTGCCTCCCATGTGACAGCCATGGGAAATTATTCCCGGACCGGAAATTCACAACTCATTGCAAAGGAAATCAGCAAACTGCCCGAATTTGCCGGTATGAAAAAAATGCTCGACCTCGGCGGCGCTCACGGTATGGATTGCATTGCCGTAACCCAAAAAAGTACATCTTTAAAAGGCGTTGTTTTTGATAACCCGGCAGTGATAAAAATTACCCGGGAAATCATTGCCGAATATGGCATGGAAAACATGGTCGCGGTCATGGAAGGCGATTATGCAAAAGATTACATCGGTATGGGATATGACCTTATTTATGCAAAAGCAACATTGAACTTTTTCAAAGATGATCTGCATCCTTTGTTCAAAAAAATCTATGATGCCTTGAACCCAGGTGGTGTTTTTATATCTGTTCATGACGGTTTAACAGAGGAAGGCACAAAACCTTCGGATATGGTGATCAGTTGGTTCCCAACCTGCCTTTCTTCCAAAGACTTATCTTTTGACCAGGATATGATACCCGATGCCATGCTTGAGTCCGGATTTAAAACTGTAAAAATCAAACCCATCCCCGTTTCCATGTGTGAATCCATGGATATGTGCATCGGCAGAAAATAAAGACAATTTCATAGCCTGCCAAGGTAAAAATTTTGCTTGACCCTTGCCCGAATTCATGGTTAACAATCACTTGCAATGAAAGTTAACCATGAATTGCCGGATAACAGGCAAATGATTCTTAATGTTTTGTACCAGTCGGACAGTGAACCTGTGTCCGGGGTCAAAATCAGTGAAGCCGTCGGAATCTCCAGGGTGGCGGTGTGGAAACACATCAAGGCCTTGAAACAGGCAGGTGTGGATATCGAGGCGTTGCCAACGGGATATCAACTTCAGGATGCCGACAACTTGTTGTATCCTTTTTGTTTTCCAGCACACCTTCAAGACAGAATTTTCCATTTCCCGGAAGTTGACTCGACCATGGACCAGGCCCGCAAAATTGCCCGGCAAGGCGTGCCGCATATCAGCTGCGTCATAGCCGAGATCCAGACAACCTCCAGGGGACGGTTAAACAGACCTTGGGACTCTGACCGGGGGGGACTCTGGTTTACCCTGATTCTCAAGCCGGATTTGCCGCCCCCCCTGGCTTGGACCATGAATTTTGCGGCATCGGCCTGCATGTCCGAAGTACTGGCCGATCTATTTGACCTGGATGTCCGGGTTAAATGGCCCAATGACCTGTTGCTCAACGGGCGCAAGTTGTCCGGGATGCTGGCTGAAATAGAAACCCGGGCTGACATGGTTAATTTCCTGTTTCTCGGCATTGGCCTTAATGTGAACAATGAACCTGATTCAGATCAATACCAGGCCATTTCCTTGAAAACAGCTCTGGGAAAATCCGTATCCAGAAAGCAGATCCTGTTCCGGTTTCTGGATCTGTTTGAATCCCGTATTAAGACCGTTGATCCGGCCCGGATCATCAAATGCTGGAAGGAACGGACCGCCACCATCGGCGCCGAAGTCAGGGTGCAAACCCATAATAAGGTGTATGAAGGCAAGGCTCTGGATGTGGATGACACAGGTGCGCTTATTCTCCAAGACCAAGACGGTGTTACCCGAAAAATTATTTATGGTGACTGCTTTCATTCCTGAACAACCATGACCTGACCTGGCCTATGAACACCCAAAGTTTGCCCCCCCCAAATAACACATGCAATTAAATGAACAATATATTGGACCGTTTCCATAACCCCTTTGAAATGAAAAGTAACCCCATGGATGTCTCCGTAAAACCAATTGTGTACTCCGCCCTTTTTATCGCCCTGATCAGCATAGGCGCAATGATTGCCATACCTGTGGGCCCTGTTCCCATCGTACTGCAAAACATGTTTGTGCTTCTGGCAGGTTTGATCCTGCCCCCGGCCTGGGCTGCCGGATGTGTGGCCGTATACCTGCTCATGGGATTTGCCGGACTGCCGGTATTTGCCGGCGGCACCTCGGGTATTGGTAAAGTGTTCGGTCCCACCGGTGGATATCTTCTATCTTACCTGCCAGCAGCCTTTTTTACCGCCGTAATATCCGGCCGCCCCCAAAAGAGCCTGGTCTTGGATTGTATAGCCACCGTTACAGGAATGGCGATAATTTAT
This window of the uncultured Desulfobacter sp. genome carries:
- a CDS encoding TonB-dependent receptor — encoded protein: MWISEKNKLSGMVAAITVAVCLVVPVKTVWGQQAPTGVDLGNVVVTAPKQETLAKDTPAGISVVDGQIIDEQNIRTTEEMTRFVPNLFFKTATSGDAFVSRGISTIDTSLYSPMGFYIDDVAYPLSYMQSRFLFDIERIEVLKGPQSTLYGQNSSSGVINMVTAPQDNEPRARVLLEAGSYDTFTAGAMVGGAIKKDRLFYTVSALKSVSDGYMENTNLDSDTASDNDSFTGRASLRYMPSEALDITLALDGTDRKTGLDDLRYLDGPSATQTYKVLNNQASWADQDSFGQSLVIKYAYHYMDVVSVTSHQDFNRRHTMDSDRSAMSLGVSFIDIDRESWTQELRLSSSAGGFFSSWLLGAYVSTESLDNSWTLDHVNLSLANTRVTEADTDRLALFGRVSKALTEKLTATAGLRLDYASASGSQIYTRASGTIVYDRDISDTQLLPMASLSWKFSHDTMGYLTFSTGWMTGGYDVYSATTQDNFAYDREYTRNYEAGIKTSFFDNRLRADFSVFYTDITDKQIREEVADGSVGTWKITNAADAHTQGVELELRALPIRNLELFAALGYTQAEIDDWTGTLNGTAKDYSGCTLPWAPDLTANAGLSYTHESGWYGTANVFWAGRQYFDAANTLKDDGYVLVNFKAGYRWRQWDIALWCKNMFDQEYAQKMVASSGYTLVEDGAPRTLGITLCRRW
- a CDS encoding AraC family transcriptional regulator, producing MRSVPTGLGQGAFLNLDCPSGMDICMSSCRFAGDYQARIAWPEPRLTFVFCLAGTTQTLNSCSTSPLGITAGQAYLHYFEDPVLERRTAGKKKIQAVVIRFPSEKIAALLGPSHEPGPQRVFAKSIDQGRFFHSQTMNFTVKSVLHQMYACPHRGLVKQIFLESKAMELVAYTLEQAFDTALPGSPIREDERDRIVAARDILVSRLKFPPSLTDLARQVDMSHTRLTRGFKKVFGCTVFAYLRKERLAYAGMLLSENRLNITEAAFEAGFCSSSHFAQAFRKQFGISPSQFTSRK
- a CDS encoding AraC family transcriptional regulator, which produces MQRIQLSAPQPTETSNRFRIDLPSEHGQGRYHMDFFNSGLKLFIIQTRLNQPVQIQGMAFKPLVGFGFCMDGRFDAFFSSKLPITIKAGDSGFFACPSRIEITDQLPSNHLLRIYLMLEGEILSSLAKGNEDYFSPALKSLDKKQPSRIVHPITPLMRATLHQVLHCPYCGKVGHIYLESKAMELLSHKLAQLHPSGGCRNFKLKRADHERIIHVAEILVDNMENPPDTMELARTVGLSCSKLQRCFRRIYGVSPFEYLRNHRLQTARRLLQKGEINVTEASLRVGYTNLSYFSKAFKIMFGVSPGQLLHNPPRS
- a CDS encoding TonB-dependent receptor, which translates into the protein MKRKLKMALSIAASLILSPTIYAGENPQKLDSITVTAQKMEENVQDVPISMSVFDEVAIEDRKIESVQDIAPYTSNFLLLNKSGDCFTPSIRGISNPVGPALSQPTSVIVDGIPVSHHYGFDKTLIDIERIEVLKGPQGTLYGKDAQAGVINIISKKPDNETRGKIGVEFGEDNKRQYTLSVSGPMVADKLFMGVSAKHYEKDGFIENTLLGGYFNDKENDYGRVNLRYTPTDNLEISLISSRLEYDNGGLDYIVPSNIDDESISADENGYDRSTTTSHALKVSYDINKYLLESITTYRDINSDALYIYKAHNADTNGGHNKYSQEFRISNSSDSFKWTAGIYGEKREVDNSVNYVYPSYTYPVETYRESDSLGVFIHTDYAINDKFSFVSGVRYDKDNEEFENKKTDEKLSLSDNDISPKISLKYRHNENSMYYATISRGYRPGGIWTNAPDGYSPQYNKETLWNYEIGAKNSFFNNRLIVNTAVFYMQIDDMQVKIWPIAGSSKSYVDNASEGTSKGVEIELIGKLTDTIELSGAYGYTDCTFGDYKDAKGDYSGNKNTFTPTYNYNIGIRYRGEQGFFARVDLNGYGKTYFNVANTNSRDPYTLVNAKIGYEAESYDVYLYGKNIFDEEYNSVNIWDGGGVVYSPPREIGVQLTYRF
- a CDS encoding methyltransferase dimerization domain-containing protein; the protein is MEFPDLTMTSKPIFDLFCGTTKSWVLITAIELKVFNLTVENKTASEIASSLKTHEANTALFLNALCAIQLLKKENGSYRNTDLSDTFLVEGKDCYLGELLMLSNQWNFQTREQMADAVKNGPGPQAENFDDMGEMFASHVTAMGNYSRTGNSQLIAKEISKLPEFAGMKKMLDLGGAHGMDCIAVTQKSTSLKGVVFDNPAVIKITREIIAEYGMENMVAVMEGDYAKDYIGMGYDLIYAKATLNFFKDDLHPLFKKIYDALNPGGVFISVHDGLTEEGTKPSDMVISWFPTCLSSKDLSFDQDMIPDAMLESGFKTVKIKPIPVSMCESMDMCIGRK
- a CDS encoding biotin--[acetyl-CoA-carboxylase] ligase, which produces MILNVLYQSDSEPVSGVKISEAVGISRVAVWKHIKALKQAGVDIEALPTGYQLQDADNLLYPFCFPAHLQDRIFHFPEVDSTMDQARKIARQGVPHISCVIAEIQTTSRGRLNRPWDSDRGGLWFTLILKPDLPPPLAWTMNFAASACMSEVLADLFDLDVRVKWPNDLLLNGRKLSGMLAEIETRADMVNFLFLGIGLNVNNEPDSDQYQAISLKTALGKSVSRKQILFRFLDLFESRIKTVDPARIIKCWKERTATIGAEVRVQTHNKVYEGKALDVDDTGALILQDQDGVTRKIIYGDCFHS
- a CDS encoding biotin transporter BioY, with protein sequence MDVSVKPIVYSALFIALISIGAMIAIPVGPVPIVLQNMFVLLAGLILPPAWAAGCVAVYLLMGFAGLPVFAGGTSGIGKVFGPTGGYLLSYLPAAFFTAVISGRPQKSLVLDCIATVTGMAIIYLFGVPWLKWVLAVSWGKAMAVGMYPFLVGAAFKIAAAVIIARKLRPLIRF